From Alphaproteobacteria bacterium, a single genomic window includes:
- a CDS encoding FliM/FliN family flagellar motor switch protein, whose protein sequence is MELTAASRPSPAHPPHGNTLRGKLDKTTDRFDRYPLLDVVCGQFVRLLSQRLTILYGAPVAAYPTHKDIKRFGAVLETVTHPALYCVFAATPWPESGLVVIDGGIAEANLEFLLGADEDAGFEPEWRVATRLDRVLASRMVDAALGELALAFTAARAEIGTVSLVCSRVETAPQFAAIAADQSLALALGLHLEIGEANRSGQMDVVLPMAMLEPIRRYLSDVYRGERTGQDREWARHLTGAVMDTRLAADVELERLSVPFERVMSWQVGDVLPLSSDADTLLEIRVPDTAGRTTLLRGSLGAMRGHKAIKLVSDDAAEFAAPIGRLARSLGVPVPAPPNEPPPALSGAVPDGGLDDEAAFGLATPGAD, encoded by the coding sequence ATGGAATTGACCGCCGCGTCGCGCCCATCCCCCGCCCATCCGCCACACGGCAACACGCTGCGGGGCAAGCTGGACAAGACCACGGACCGGTTCGACCGGTACCCGTTGCTGGACGTGGTGTGCGGGCAGTTCGTCCGGTTGCTGTCGCAGCGCTTGACGATCCTGTACGGGGCGCCGGTGGCCGCCTATCCGACGCACAAGGACATCAAGCGCTTCGGTGCCGTTCTCGAGACCGTGACCCATCCGGCCCTGTATTGCGTGTTCGCGGCGACGCCCTGGCCGGAAAGCGGGCTGGTGGTGATCGACGGCGGCATTGCGGAGGCCAATCTGGAATTTCTGCTGGGGGCCGACGAAGACGCGGGGTTCGAGCCGGAATGGCGGGTCGCGACCCGGTTGGATCGGGTGCTGGCGTCGCGGATGGTCGATGCGGCCCTGGGTGAGTTGGCGCTCGCCTTCACGGCGGCGCGCGCCGAAATCGGTACGGTTTCCCTGGTGTGTTCGCGGGTCGAGACCGCGCCCCAGTTTGCCGCCATCGCCGCCGACCAGTCACTGGCGCTGGCCCTGGGCCTGCACCTGGAAATCGGCGAGGCCAACCGCAGCGGCCAAATGGACGTCGTCCTTCCCATGGCGATGCTGGAGCCGATCCGACGCTATTTGAGCGATGTCTATCGCGGCGAACGGACCGGACAGGATCGCGAATGGGCACGCCACCTCACCGGTGCGGTGATGGACACCCGGCTGGCGGCCGACGTCGAACTGGAACGGCTGTCCGTTCCGTTCGAACGGGTGATGTCGTGGCAGGTGGGCGACGTGCTGCCGCTGTCCTCCGATGCCGATACCTTGCTGGAAATCCGCGTTCCGGACACGGCCGGCCGTACCACCCTCTTGCGCGGATCGCTGGGCGCGATGCGCGGCCACAAGGCGATCAAGCTGGTCTCGGACGACGCGGCGGAGTTTGCCGCACCGATCGGCCGGCTGGCCCGAAGCCTGGGCGTGCCGGTGCCTGCCCCGCCGAACGAGCCGCCGCCAGCGCTTTCGGGCGCCGTGCCCGACGGCGGCCTGGACGACGAAGCGGCCTTCGGTCTGGCCACGCCCGGGGCGGACTGA
- a CDS encoding CoA transferase: protein MTLARFGAEVIKVEAPGIGDLIRNVGPYAGPKGIHPDRQTDDDLSVRFLKRSEGVKSVTLNLKHPEGRRLFLEMAKQADVVIENLSPGSMRRMGLGYEDVAAVNPGIVYCSIAGYGQTGPYKDLPAHDHQIQAMSGIMDMNGPADGPPTPCWLFRRRPGDAALCRLRDPGGAPGAGQDRPGPVSRRLDGRHAGHPHVHGAGGARGGGAVGAACRQ, encoded by the coding sequence ATGACGCTGGCGCGGTTCGGCGCCGAGGTGATCAAGGTGGAGGCGCCCGGCATCGGCGACCTGATCCGCAATGTCGGCCCTTATGCCGGTCCGAAGGGTATCCACCCGGACCGGCAGACCGACGACGACCTGTCCGTCCGCTTCCTGAAACGCTCGGAAGGGGTGAAGAGCGTCACGCTGAACCTGAAACACCCGGAAGGCCGCCGCCTGTTTCTGGAGATGGCGAAGCAGGCGGATGTGGTGATCGAGAACCTGTCGCCGGGCTCGATGCGGCGTATGGGCCTCGGCTACGAGGACGTGGCGGCGGTCAACCCGGGCATCGTCTATTGCTCGATTGCCGGCTATGGCCAGACCGGGCCCTACAAGGACCTGCCGGCGCACGACCACCAGATTCAGGCCATGTCCGGCATCATGGATATGAACGGCCCGGCGGACGGTCCGCCGACCCCGTGTTGGCTTTTTCGTCGGCGACCTGGTGACGCCGCTCTATGCCGCCTACGCGATCCTGGGGGCGCTCCGGGTGCGGGACAAGACCGGCCAGGGCCAGTATCTCGACGCCTCGATGGCCGACACGCTGGCCACCCTCATGTTCATGGAGCCGGTGGAGCACGTGGTGGCGGCGCGGTCGGTGCCGCGTGCCGGCAATGA
- a CDS encoding aldolase, translated as MSIIPNIAKDKLRAGELALGFGVRQARSVDIAKIAKVCGYDWLFIDLEHNTMTIDMAVNISLAALDAGITPIPRASAHERFQTSRPLDGGAQGIVVPHVDTVEEAKRVADQALFPPLGHRSISGTQPLLGYQSMPIADMAKTINDNLLVTVMLETPTAIANADAIAAVPGIDCLLIGTNDLCAEMGIHGQYGHENVANAYDTAAAACRNNGKFLGMGGVYDEELASKYIQKGAQLILSGQDLGWMMQAAKARSGFLRSIKR; from the coding sequence ATGAGCATCATTCCGAACATTGCCAAGGACAAGCTGCGCGCCGGCGAACTGGCGCTCGGCTTCGGCGTGCGCCAGGCCCGCAGCGTCGATATCGCCAAGATCGCCAAGGTTTGCGGCTATGACTGGCTGTTCATCGACCTGGAACACAACACCATGACCATCGACATGGCGGTGAACATCTCGCTCGCCGCCCTCGATGCCGGCATCACGCCGATCCCGCGGGCCAGCGCGCACGAACGCTTCCAGACCTCGCGCCCGCTGGACGGCGGCGCCCAGGGCATTGTCGTGCCGCATGTGGACACGGTCGAAGAAGCCAAGCGCGTCGCCGACCAGGCGCTGTTCCCGCCGCTGGGTCACCGCTCGATCTCCGGCACGCAGCCGCTGCTCGGCTATCAGAGCATGCCGATTGCCGACATGGCCAAGACCATCAACGACAACTTGCTGGTCACGGTGATGCTGGAGACGCCGACGGCCATCGCCAATGCCGACGCCATCGCCGCCGTTCCCGGCATCGACTGCCTGCTGATCGGCACCAACGACCTCTGCGCCGAGATGGGCATTCACGGCCAGTACGGTCACGAGAATGTCGCCAACGCCTATGACACCGCGGCCGCCGCCTGCCGCAACAACGGCAAATTCCTCGGCATGGGCGGCGTCTATGACGAAGAACTGGCGAGCAAATACATCCAGAAGGGCGCCCAGCTCATTCTCAGCGGCCAGGATCTGGGCTGGATGATGCAGGCCGCCAAGGCCCGCTCCGGCTTCCTGCGCTCGATCAAGCGCTAG
- a CDS encoding aspartate/glutamate racemase family protein, which yields MAADPLKALGQYRPYGWLGTVGVILPSANSVMEPELAKLAPVGVTYHGARTPVRGVPSQASLDAMAAGTETAAEDLASAEVDLILYGCTSGSFMTDGERLVARLEAIAGTPATTTAACVLAALRALGAQRVALATPYRRFITDGEVAWLEAEGFAVTAALGLDMGETERERRAINRIPPEVCYRLGRAADRPDADVLFLSCTAMASLPVVEALERDCGKPVITSNLASAWHTLQRLGVREPLPWPCRLAVAG from the coding sequence ATGGCTGCCGATCCGCTGAAAGCGCTCGGCCAATATCGGCCCTATGGCTGGCTTGGGACGGTCGGAGTGATCCTGCCCTCCGCCAACTCGGTCATGGAGCCGGAACTGGCCAAACTGGCGCCGGTCGGAGTCACCTATCACGGCGCCCGCACGCCGGTGCGCGGCGTGCCCAGCCAGGCCAGCCTGGACGCGATGGCGGCGGGAACCGAAACCGCCGCCGAAGATCTGGCCAGCGCCGAGGTCGACCTGATCCTTTACGGCTGCACGTCCGGCAGTTTCATGACCGATGGCGAGCGGTTGGTGGCCCGCCTGGAAGCCATCGCCGGCACACCGGCGACGACCACGGCCGCCTGTGTCCTGGCCGCACTGCGGGCGCTGGGTGCGCAGCGCGTGGCGCTGGCAACCCCCTATCGCCGGTTCATCACCGACGGCGAGGTGGCATGGTTGGAAGCGGAGGGCTTCGCGGTCACGGCCGCCCTCGGCCTCGACATGGGTGAGACCGAGCGTGAACGGCGGGCCATCAACCGCATCCCGCCGGAGGTCTGCTATCGCCTGGGCCGAGCGGCGGACCGCCCGGACGCGGACGTGCTGTTCCTGTCCTGCACCGCCATGGCCAGCCTGCCGGTGGTCGAAGCGCTGGAGCGGGATTGCGGCAAGCCCGTCATCACCTCCAACCTGGCAAGCGCGTGGCACACATTGCAGCGGCTGGGTGTGCGCGAGCCCCTGCCCTGGCCCTGCCGCCTGGCCGTCGCCGGCTGA
- a CDS encoding LLM class F420-dependent oxidoreductase: MPLGYALPLADTGGNPVDVKTLAQTAEGLGFSYLACPDHVLGVNAASRPDWGQMNTSADTFVDAFVLLGFLAGVCPKVGFSTEVMILAQRQAVLVAKQAASLATLCGERFRFGVGIGWNPVEFVGLGMDFANRGRRSEEQVRVMQALWADDHVTFKGEWHDIQDAGINPRPPSGKVPLWFGGHAPQTIRRLARYGDGWMYLNHPPGDDALRDFDTLRAAWAKAGRSGEPGLSVRLSAGAGTPADWRHTIKFWQDAGVSHFTLHNAYSRNEFTRIEGRTVAAHLQAMVRYHEAVADLF, translated from the coding sequence ATGCCCCTCGGCTATGCCCTGCCGCTCGCCGACACCGGCGGCAACCCCGTCGACGTCAAGACATTGGCGCAGACCGCGGAAGGGCTCGGCTTCTCCTATCTGGCCTGCCCGGATCACGTGCTGGGTGTGAACGCCGCCAGCCGGCCCGACTGGGGGCAGATGAACACCTCGGCGGACACGTTCGTCGATGCGTTCGTGTTGCTGGGCTTTCTGGCCGGCGTCTGCCCCAAGGTCGGGTTTTCCACCGAGGTGATGATCCTGGCCCAGCGCCAGGCGGTGCTGGTGGCCAAGCAGGCGGCCTCGCTCGCCACCCTTTGCGGCGAGCGCTTCCGCTTCGGCGTCGGCATCGGCTGGAACCCGGTGGAGTTCGTCGGCCTCGGCATGGACTTTGCCAACCGCGGCCGGCGGTCGGAGGAGCAGGTGCGGGTGATGCAAGCGCTCTGGGCCGACGATCACGTCACCTTCAAGGGCGAATGGCACGATATCCAGGATGCCGGCATCAACCCGCGCCCGCCGTCCGGCAAGGTGCCGCTCTGGTTCGGCGGGCACGCGCCACAGACGATCCGGCGCCTCGCCCGCTATGGCGACGGTTGGATGTATCTGAACCATCCGCCGGGCGACGACGCCCTCCGCGACTTCGACACGCTGCGGGCTGCATGGGCGAAGGCCGGACGCAGCGGCGAGCCCGGCCTGTCCGTCCGGCTTTCCGCTGGTGCCGGAACACCAGCGGACTGGCGGCACACCATCAAATTCTGGCAGGACGCCGGCGTCTCGCACTTCACCCTGCACAACGCCTATTCCCGCAACGAGTTCACCCGTATCGAAGGCCGCACCGTCGCGGCCCATCTGCAAGCCATGGTCCGCTATCACGAGGCTGTCGCCGACCTGTTCTGA
- the hflB gene encoding ATP-dependent zinc metalloprotease FtsH, producing MDRGTQINFWYFILALLGVVLLRDLWVENEYVDTVPYSVFEQYVADGIVKEVTISDTSVRGTLKEPRNGKTAFVTTRVEPDLAKELQGKGIIYSGAVQRTWLTTLLSWFLPVLLFFGLWMLLIRRMGGGGLGGMLNVGKSRAKIYAETDTKVSFDDVAGVDEAKAELVEVIEFMRNPQSYGRLGAHIPKGVLLVGPPGTGKTLLARAVAGEAGVPFFSISGSEFVELFVGVGAARVRDLFEQARKQAPAIIFIDELDALGRARGAMPMAGGNDEREQTLNQLLAELDGFDPSEGLVLLAATNRPEILDPALLRAGRFDRQILVDRPDRVGRVQILKVHMRKIAAGRDANPEEIAALTTGFSGADLANLVNEAALMATRRRSETVDMQDFTQAIERIVAGLEKRNRLLNPKEREIVAYHEMGHAIVSMSLPGTDEVHKVSIIPRGVGSLGYTIQRPTEDRFLMTREELENKIAVLMGGRAAEYLVFGHFSTGAADDLAKATDIARSMVARYGMDPDLGSVTYDSDRTTFLGQNGASTYFERRYSEATAAQLDRAVKQIIADVFERTVSILNSRRDELDHTAHALLEQETLDAETLRRLIAKSDAIEATPTA from the coding sequence ATGGATCGCGGCACCCAGATCAATTTTTGGTATTTTATCCTGGCCTTGCTGGGCGTCGTCCTGCTGCGCGACCTCTGGGTCGAAAACGAGTATGTCGACACCGTTCCCTACAGCGTATTCGAACAATACGTCGCCGACGGCATCGTCAAGGAGGTGACCATCAGCGACACCTCGGTTCGGGGAACCCTGAAAGAACCGCGCAACGGGAAAACGGCGTTCGTCACCACGCGGGTCGAACCGGACCTCGCCAAGGAATTGCAGGGCAAGGGCATCATCTATTCCGGCGCGGTCCAGCGCACCTGGCTGACGACGCTGCTGTCCTGGTTCCTGCCGGTGCTGCTGTTCTTCGGCCTCTGGATGCTGTTGATCCGACGCATGGGGGGCGGTGGCCTGGGTGGCATGCTGAATGTCGGCAAGAGCCGCGCCAAAATCTATGCGGAAACCGACACCAAGGTCAGTTTCGACGATGTCGCCGGCGTCGACGAGGCCAAGGCGGAACTGGTGGAAGTCATCGAGTTCATGCGCAACCCTCAGAGCTATGGCCGCCTGGGAGCGCATATTCCGAAGGGCGTTCTGCTGGTAGGGCCGCCCGGCACCGGCAAGACGCTGCTGGCCCGCGCCGTGGCCGGCGAGGCCGGCGTGCCATTCTTTTCAATTTCCGGCTCGGAATTCGTCGAACTGTTCGTCGGCGTCGGCGCCGCCCGCGTGCGCGACCTGTTCGAGCAGGCCCGCAAACAGGCCCCGGCCATCATCTTCATCGACGAACTGGATGCGCTCGGCCGCGCCCGCGGCGCCATGCCCATGGCCGGCGGCAATGACGAGCGCGAGCAGACCCTGAACCAGTTGCTGGCCGAACTGGACGGGTTCGACCCGAGCGAGGGGCTGGTGCTGCTGGCCGCCACCAACCGGCCGGAAATTCTCGATCCGGCGCTGCTGCGCGCCGGCCGCTTCGACCGGCAAATCCTGGTGGACCGGCCGGACCGGGTCGGACGGGTGCAAATCCTCAAAGTGCATATGCGCAAGATCGCGGCCGGGCGAGACGCCAATCCGGAAGAGATCGCCGCGCTCACCACCGGCTTCAGCGGCGCCGACCTCGCCAATCTGGTGAACGAGGCCGCGCTGATGGCGACGCGCCGGCGCAGCGAAACCGTCGACATGCAGGATTTCACCCAGGCCATCGAACGTATCGTCGCCGGCCTGGAAAAGCGCAACCGCCTGCTCAACCCGAAAGAGCGGGAAATCGTCGCCTATCACGAGATGGGCCACGCCATCGTCAGCATGTCCCTGCCCGGCACGGACGAGGTGCATAAGGTCTCGATCATCCCGCGCGGCGTCGGCTCGCTCGGCTACACGATCCAGCGCCCGACCGAGGACCGCTTCCTGATGACCCGGGAGGAACTGGAGAACAAGATCGCCGTGCTGATGGGCGGGCGCGCGGCCGAATATCTGGTGTTCGGACATTTCTCCACCGGCGCGGCGGACGACTTGGCCAAGGCGACCGACATCGCGCGCAGCATGGTGGCCCGCTATGGCATGGACCCGGACCTGGGCTCGGTCACTTACGATTCCGACCGCACCACGTTTCTGGGCCAGAACGGCGCCTCCACCTATTTCGAGCGGCGCTACAGCGAGGCCACGGCGGCGCAGTTGGACCGGGCGGTGAAACAGATCATCGCCGACGTGTTCGAGCGCACCGTTTCCATCCTGAACAGCCGCCGAGACGAACTGGATCACACGGCCCACGCCCTGCTGGAGCAGGAAACGCTGGACGCGGAGACGCTGCGCCGCCTGATCGCGAAATCCGATGCCATCGAGGCAACGCCGACCGCCTAG
- a CDS encoding acyl-CoA dehydrogenase, giving the protein MAQIAEEHRMLQELVAKFVDEELMPLEKNVLDREASGGVGGLSAEEEAGLFAKCKELGLWALDAPEEVGGMDLPALALVGVNFELGRTAVPFVFPPDAPNMHMMVKVANEEQKRKYLNPYVTGDFGSAIGISEPGAGGDPAEMRTRAVKDGDHWVINGRKIWVSRVPKADFLILMAVTDPAKKARGGITAFLVDKGTPGFTIEREIKMLAGARTYELVFEDMRLPESQVLGEIGNGFGPMQHRLTVRRLQMGAWCVGMANRALKMMCEQAQQRVTFGSRLAEKQAIQWWIADAATKIHATKLMVLDAAEKQDAGVADLRTEASMIKLFATEMVSEVLDHAMQTFGAMGMTKELPLQLMAQRARLMRIYEGPSEVHRMVISRRTLRELG; this is encoded by the coding sequence ATGGCCCAGATCGCCGAAGAACATCGCATGCTCCAGGAACTCGTCGCCAAATTCGTCGACGAGGAGTTGATGCCACTGGAGAAGAACGTGCTGGACCGTGAGGCGTCCGGCGGCGTCGGCGGCCTTTCGGCCGAGGAAGAGGCCGGCCTGTTCGCCAAGTGCAAGGAGTTGGGGCTCTGGGCCCTGGACGCGCCAGAGGAAGTGGGTGGCATGGACCTGCCGGCCCTGGCCCTGGTGGGCGTGAATTTCGAACTGGGCCGCACCGCCGTGCCCTTCGTCTTCCCGCCGGACGCGCCCAACATGCATATGATGGTGAAGGTCGCGAACGAGGAGCAGAAGCGCAAATACCTGAACCCCTATGTGACAGGCGATTTCGGCTCCGCCATCGGCATTTCCGAGCCCGGCGCCGGCGGCGATCCGGCGGAAATGCGCACCCGCGCTGTGAAGGACGGCGACCACTGGGTGATCAACGGCCGCAAGATCTGGGTCAGCCGCGTGCCCAAGGCCGATTTCCTGATCCTGATGGCGGTCACCGATCCGGCCAAGAAGGCTCGCGGCGGCATCACCGCCTTCCTCGTCGACAAGGGCACGCCCGGCTTCACCATCGAGCGCGAAATCAAGATGCTGGCCGGCGCCCGCACCTACGAACTGGTGTTCGAGGATATGCGCCTGCCGGAAAGCCAGGTGCTGGGCGAGATCGGCAACGGCTTTGGCCCGATGCAGCACCGCCTCACCGTGCGCCGCCTGCAAATGGGGGCTTGGTGCGTCGGCATGGCCAACCGGGCGCTGAAAATGATGTGCGAGCAGGCGCAGCAGCGCGTCACCTTCGGATCGCGCCTGGCCGAGAAGCAGGCCATCCAGTGGTGGATCGCCGATGCCGCCACCAAGATCCACGCCACCAAGCTGATGGTGCTGGACGCGGCGGAAAAACAGGACGCCGGCGTCGCCGACCTGCGCACCGAGGCCAGCATGATCAAGCTCTTTGCGACCGAGATGGTGAGCGAGGTCCTCGACCATGCCATGCAGACCTTCGGCGCCATGGGCATGACCAAGGAATTGCCGCTGCAACTCATGGCCCAGCGCGCCCGGCTGATGCGCATCTATGAAGGCCCGAGCGAGGTGCACCGCATGGTGATCTCGCGGCGCACCCTGCGCGAATTGGGCTGA
- a CDS encoding GNAT family N-acetyltransferase → MQDTKAKLLIRNASLDDVAEVVALSRRVYAAELAYSPQQVRGQINNFADGVFVAVYDGKIVGYCVTCIVEERIARRQHTWQEISGGGFSSRHNPEGDILYGLDVSVDPDYRRLRIGQRFYRARRELCRRLELKGIIFGGRMPGYQRRRRDYPEPETYLEAVRGLAVKDQVINFQMKQGFEPIGILKNYLPDDKPSGGHAVHMLWTNPLAAEIPTSRTTRPDHRLPAQVRVATVQFQMRRIANVEEFEQNIEYFVDVASDHRADFVTFPELFTTQLLSLETEKKPPQEAIIKVTEYTERYKALMSRLAVSYNINIIGGSHLTMTEGGSIRNTCFVFLRDGAIYAQDKLHPTPSENEYWNIEGGDGATVIPTDCGPIGVMICYDSEFPELARILADQGALMLFVPFCTNERRGYLRVRYCCHARAIENQCYMILSGVVGNLPNVDAMDVHYAESCILTPSDFPFARDGVAADTAPNTETIALADLSLPSLLTSRHTGTTRNYADRRFDLYRITWSKTAFPPL, encoded by the coding sequence ATGCAAGACACAAAAGCCAAGTTGCTGATCCGCAATGCGTCACTCGACGACGTGGCGGAAGTCGTGGCGCTCTCTCGCCGTGTCTATGCGGCGGAACTCGCCTATTCGCCGCAACAGGTGCGCGGCCAGATCAACAATTTCGCCGACGGCGTGTTCGTCGCCGTCTATGACGGCAAGATCGTCGGCTATTGCGTCACCTGCATCGTCGAGGAGCGGATCGCCCGGCGCCAGCACACTTGGCAGGAGATCAGCGGCGGCGGCTTCAGTTCGCGCCACAATCCCGAAGGCGACATCCTCTATGGCCTGGATGTGTCGGTCGACCCCGACTATCGCCGCCTGCGCATAGGCCAGCGCTTTTATCGTGCCCGGCGCGAACTCTGCCGGCGGTTGGAGCTGAAAGGCATCATCTTCGGCGGGCGCATGCCCGGTTATCAGCGCCGGCGGCGGGACTATCCGGAGCCGGAAACCTATCTGGAGGCGGTGCGGGGGCTGGCGGTCAAGGACCAGGTCATCAATTTCCAGATGAAACAGGGCTTCGAGCCCATCGGCATCCTGAAAAACTACCTGCCGGACGACAAGCCGTCGGGCGGGCACGCGGTGCACATGCTCTGGACCAATCCGCTGGCGGCGGAAATCCCGACCTCGCGCACCACAAGGCCGGACCACCGGCTGCCGGCCCAGGTGCGGGTGGCGACGGTGCAGTTCCAGATGCGCCGCATCGCCAATGTCGAGGAGTTCGAGCAAAATATCGAGTATTTCGTCGACGTCGCCTCCGACCACCGCGCGGACTTCGTTACCTTCCCCGAACTGTTCACCACCCAGTTGCTGTCGCTGGAAACGGAGAAAAAGCCGCCGCAGGAAGCCATTATCAAGGTGACGGAATACACCGAGCGCTACAAGGCACTGATGTCGCGCCTGGCGGTATCCTACAACATCAACATCATCGGCGGCTCGCACCTGACCATGACGGAAGGCGGGTCGATCCGGAACACCTGTTTCGTGTTCCTGCGCGACGGTGCCATTTACGCCCAGGACAAGCTGCACCCGACGCCGTCGGAGAACGAATACTGGAACATCGAAGGCGGCGACGGCGCCACGGTGATACCCACGGACTGCGGCCCGATTGGCGTCATGATTTGCTATGATAGCGAGTTTCCGGAACTGGCCCGCATTCTGGCCGACCAGGGCGCGCTGATGCTGTTCGTACCCTTCTGCACCAACGAGCGGCGCGGCTATCTGCGTGTGCGCTATTGCTGTCATGCCCGCGCCATCGAAAACCAATGCTACATGATCCTCTCCGGTGTGGTCGGCAACCTGCCGAACGTGGATGCGATGGACGTGCACTATGCGGAAAGCTGCATCCTGACGCCCTCCGACTTTCCTTTCGCCCGCGACGGCGTGGCGGCGGACACGGCGCCCAACACCGAGACCATCGCGCTGGCCGATCTGTCGCTGCCCTCGCTGCTGACCAGCCGGCACACGGGCACGACCCGCAATTACGCCGACCGCCGCTTCGACCTCTATCGCATCACCTGGTCGAAAACCGCGTTTCCGCCGTTGTAG
- a CDS encoding GTPase: MARRRLVIMGAAGRDFHNFNIACRDAPHLEVVAFTATQIPGIDARRYPAELAGPLYPQGIPILPEADLEAICRRESVDAAIFAYSDVTHEHVMHTAARAAACGCDFELWGPDRTMLDSRKPVVSVTAVRTGCGKSQVSRYLANRLAGAGIRAGVIRHPMPYGDLGRQAVQRFAAFDDFDRAECTIEEREEYEPYVEAGLAIFAGADYQRILAAAEAEADVVLWDGGNNDFGFVRPTVSVVLVDALRPGHETRYWPGEVNLRMADIVVIAKADAARPEDIAAVSEAVRRHNAHALVIEGASPVRLEDENAVRGKRVLVVEDGPTITHGGMATGAGYAAALTAGPAEILDPRHSATPAIAAVYRQYPHIGPVLPAVGYSPDQQRALAETIRCSGADVVVAGTPIDLAKRLEAVQWDGPPVVRARYAYADRPGHDLWSAVAGRLDLASESGSG; the protein is encoded by the coding sequence ATGGCACGGCGCCGACTGGTCATCATGGGCGCGGCAGGGCGCGACTTTCACAATTTCAACATCGCCTGTCGCGACGCCCCACACCTGGAAGTCGTGGCCTTCACGGCGACCCAGATCCCCGGGATCGACGCCCGGCGCTACCCGGCGGAGCTGGCCGGCCCGCTCTATCCCCAGGGCATTCCCATCCTGCCGGAAGCCGACCTGGAGGCCATTTGCCGGCGCGAATCGGTCGATGCGGCGATCTTCGCCTACAGCGACGTCACCCACGAGCACGTCATGCACACCGCCGCCCGCGCCGCAGCCTGCGGATGCGACTTCGAGTTGTGGGGACCGGACCGGACCATGCTGGACAGCCGGAAGCCGGTCGTCTCGGTCACGGCGGTCCGCACCGGCTGCGGCAAGTCCCAGGTCAGCCGCTATCTGGCCAACCGCCTGGCTGGGGCGGGCATCCGCGCAGGCGTCATCCGCCACCCGATGCCCTATGGCGATCTCGGTCGGCAAGCGGTGCAACGCTTCGCCGCCTTCGACGATTTCGACCGCGCCGAATGCACCATCGAGGAACGCGAGGAATACGAGCCCTATGTCGAGGCCGGCCTCGCCATTTTCGCCGGTGCGGACTATCAGCGGATCCTGGCGGCCGCGGAGGCGGAAGCGGACGTGGTGCTCTGGGACGGCGGCAACAACGATTTCGGCTTCGTCCGCCCCACCGTCTCCGTCGTACTGGTAGATGCGTTGCGGCCCGGCCACGAAACGCGATACTGGCCGGGCGAGGTCAACCTGCGCATGGCCGACATCGTCGTCATCGCCAAGGCGGATGCCGCCCGGCCGGAGGACATCGCCGCGGTATCGGAGGCCGTCCGCCGCCACAATGCCCACGCGTTGGTAATCGAGGGCGCGTCGCCGGTTCGGCTCGAGGACGAAAACGCGGTTCGCGGCAAGCGTGTGCTGGTGGTGGAGGACGGCCCCACCATCACCCATGGCGGCATGGCTACCGGCGCCGGCTACGCCGCCGCCCTGACGGCGGGGCCGGCCGAGATCCTCGATCCCCGCCATAGCGCCACCCCGGCCATCGCGGCGGTCTACCGGCAGTATCCGCATATCGGACCGGTTCTGCCCGCGGTCGGCTACAGCCCGGACCAGCAGCGCGCCCTGGCCGAGACGATCCGCTGCAGCGGCGCCGATGTCGTGGTGGCCGGAACGCCGATCGACCTGGCGAAACGCCTGGAGGCCGTCCAGTGGGACGGCCCGCCGGTCGTGCGGGCGCGCTATGCCTATGCGGACCGGCCCGGCCACGACCTCTGGTCCGCGGTTGCCGGGCGCCTGGATTTGGCGTCGGAGTCCGGATCGGGCTAA